Below is a window of Candidatus Cloacimonadota bacterium DNA.
TGGAGAAATAAAACAGGTAACAGATAAAAAGATAGTAAAAGTGAAATTGATGAAAAAAGGAGATGGGAGAAAGGAAACCGGAGACAAGAAATGATGAAAATTGTTAAGACGAATATCCTGAATCCAATCTCACCTGAAAAAAGCGAATTTTTAAAAGACATTTTTATCTCCATTGAAAAATCCAGAATTGTTTCTATTTCTAAAGAAATAAAAAAAATAGAATTCGAAGATTATTCAGGTTGTATCTGCATTCCGGGATTAATAGATACTCATGTTCATCTCTCACAATTTAATGTGATGGGAAAACACAGCACAAACCTTTTGCCTTGGCTGAATGATCAAATTTTTGCTGAAGAATTCAAATCTGAAGATGAAAATTATGCCGGAGGAGTTGCAGAAAAATTCTTTAAAGCATCTATTAATGCCGGAACTACAACTTCCGTTATTTATACTGCTCCTTTCAAAAAAGCATGCGATATTGCCTTTGAAACTGCTAAAGAATACGGTGTTCGAGCAATAATCGGGAAAACAATGATGGATTGTAATTCTCCTGATTTCCTGCTCGAAGATACGGAAACATCATTTGCTGAAAGCGTTGAGCTTTTTGAAAAATGGAATAAATCAACTCCGCTTCTGG
It encodes the following:
- a CDS encoding guanine deaminase produces the protein MMKIVKTNILNPISPEKSEFLKDIFISIEKSRIVSISKEIKKIEFEDYSGCICIPGLIDTHVHLSQFNVMGKHSTNLLPWLNDQIFAEEFKSEDENYAGGVAEKFFKASINAGTTTSVIYTAPFKKACDIAFETAKEYGVRAIIGKTMMDCNSPDFLLEDTETSFAESVELFEKWNKSTPLLEYIFSPRFAPVCSSKLMQRVGEFARKNNAFIQTHLSENTDEINLVKGLFSECKSYTEVYQKHDLLGDKTILGHAIHLSDSEIKMIKETN